The stretch of DNA CGCCCGAGACTCAGTCCGCCGTCCACGGCCAGGCACTGTCCGGTGATGAACGACGCGTCGTCGGAGGCCAGGAAGGCCGCGGCGCAGGCGAGGTCGTCGGGTTCACCTGCTCGCGGGATGGGCGCGAACGCGGCGAGGTTCGCTCGCACGGCGTCCACGCTTCGATCCAACGCATCGTCCTCGAGTCCGGCGCCGCGACCGACGATGCGCGTCGCGACGCCGCCGGGGACGAGCGCGTTGACGCGAATCCGATGCTCGGCGAGTTCCTGTGCCGCGGTGCTCGTCAGTTGCAGTACGGCGGCCTTGGCCGCGCTGTACGGGTGCGGACCGAAGCCGGTCCGGACGCCCGCCACCGACGAGACGTTGATGATGGAGCCTCCCTCGCCCTGACTCCGCATGGCCCGCGCACCGTGTTTGGTCCCGAGGAACACGCTGCGGCACAGGACGGCGAACGAGTCCTCCCATTCCTGGACGCTCGTATCGTCGAGGAAGGTCCACGCGCCGACTCGACCGGCGTTGTTGACGAGGCAGTCCAGCCGACCGTACGTCTCGACGGCGCAGCCGACCGCGGCCGCCACATCGGTCTCCTCGCACACGTCGGTGCGCAGGAAGACACCGCGGTCGCCCAGATCCGCGGCGACCTCGCGACCTCGCCGCTCGTCGACGTCCGCGACCACGACCGATGCGCCGCGTGCGACGAACTCCTGCGCGGTACCGGCGCCGATGCCGCTGGCCGCACCGGTGACGACGGCGACCCGTCCTGTCAGATCTGTCATCAGCGTGCATCCTTTCGACGAACATGTCGATCGAGCTTGTGGTGGAGCATTGCCGGGGTCGTCTGCGGAGTCGATCTCGCCCGGCCCCGCCGACGGCGCGCACGCTCCTCATACACTCGACCGGCGGAACGGGACACCGCGTACGCCACGCGCGAATCGCACGGCGGATCGATCGGACCGGGCACTAGATCGACACCGGTCCGCCCCGCCAGACGCCGATCTCCTCACCCGAGACGTCGGCGGCGTCATCGCCGACCAGGAAGGCGACCGTCGAGGCGACCGATTCGGCGGGAATCCTCGGCCAGGACCGTTCGAGCGATTCGACGGCCGCGTCGCCTGCCGACGCGGTGATGTCGGTGGCCACGTAGCCGGGCATCACCGCGTTCACAGTGATCCCACGACGCGCGACCTCCTGTGCCAGGCTGCGCGTCATCCCCACGAGCCCGGCCTTCGCCGCGGAGTACGCGCTCACCGCGGGCGCGGGCCGCCGGCCGCCGGACGGGCTGCTGACGAAGACGATCCGACCCCACCCGAGTTCGTACATGTGCGGCAGCACGAAGTGCGAGCAGTAGAAGGCGCCGCTGAGGTTGACACCGATGATCCGGTCCCACTCGTCCGGCGACTGCCGTCGGGCGGCCGCGGCGCTGTTCATTCCCGCGTTGTTGATCAGCACGCTCGGCGGGCCGAGGCTCTCGGCCACGGCGACGGTCAGACGCTCCGCCTGCGCGGGATCGGCGATGTCGGCCTCGAACGCCCGAGCCTCCCCGCCGTTCTCCTCGATCCGCGCCACGACCCCGGCCGCGGCGTCCGCGCTGCGTGCGTAATTCACCGCGACGGCGAACCCGTCCGATGCCAGCCGTTCACAGACGGCGGCGCCGATGCCGCGGCCGCCTCCGGTCACGATCGCGACCCTTCGTCGACTCATGAGCTCCGGTACACCTCTCTTCGGGCCCGGCGATGCGGGCGGGACGGACGGTCCGACGATCACCCGCTCCGCCGCGAGCACAGGGGCCGACGATTCGACGGACCGGCGACCGGGGCGGGCCGTCGGCCGACCCCGGTCGGGGATTCCTCGCGGGTCAGCGGTTGTTGTAGCCCGCGTCGACCGGCATGGTCACCCCGGTCACGTATCGCGCCTCGTCGGACGCCAGGAACACGATCGCGTTGCTGATGTCGATCGCCTCGACCAGTTCGACGGGCATCGGATTCTTGTACGCGTCGTCGGTGGCCGCCTCCGGGTTGGCCGCCAGGAACTCGCCGTACTCGGCGTTCGCGACCATCGGGGTGTTGACCCCGGTCGGGTGGATCGTGTTGACCCGGATGAAGTCCTTGGCCAGTTGTTTGGAGTACAGCCGCATGAGACCGACCACGCCGTGCTTGGACGCCGTGTACCCGGCCTGGCCCGGCAGCGTGTTGAGACCGATGCTGCGCAGTCCCGCCGCCGAACTCGTGATGGTGATGGTGCCGCCCCGCCCCTGCTCCTGCAGGATCGGGGTGACGACGTCCATGACCTGCCAGACGCCGGTGAGCATCACGTCGACCGCGTCGAACCAGGCCTGTCGCTGCTCGCCCGGACCGATAACCGGCATGATGCCCGCGTTGGCGATGATCGTGTCGACGTGACCGAACTGTTCGATGCCCGCCTGCAACGCCGATTCGATGTCCTCGCGCTTGCGTACGTCGCCGATCCGGGTGACGATCCGGCCGCCGACCTCCTTGACGAGTCGTTCGGTCTCGGCGAGATCCTCCTGGGTGGCCATCGGGTAGAAGACCGTCGGCAACTGGTCGCAGATGTCGATACCGATGATCGCCGCGCCCTCCTCCGCGAGGCGTATCGCGTGCGATCGCCCCTGACCGCGGGCGATGCCGGTGATGAACGCCACTTTTCCGTCTAGTCGAGCCATGAGTGTTCCTTTCCTGGGTGAAAAATCGATGGTTCAGGCCGACCGCGGCACGTCGTCGCAGAAGTCGACGATCCCCGTGCTCAACACGTCGTTGTCGTCGCCGGACACCATGTGCCCGGCTCCGGCCACGTCGACGTGTCGCGCGCCGGGGATCGAACCGAGCAGATCGCGCACGCCGTCGTCGGACACGACGTCCGACTGGGCGCCGCGGACCAGCAGGGTCGGCACTCGGACGCTCCGAGCCGCCGCCCGGGCGGCCCGCTCGCGTTCGGCGGCGGCCTCCGGCGAGTTCTCGCGCTGCGCGAGGATCCGCGGATCCCAGTGCCAGTACCACCGACCGTCGCGCTCGCGCAGATTCTTGCGCAGACCGTCGATCCGGGGCCGTCGACGACGGTTCGGGTTGTAGGCGACCACCGCGTCCAGTGCGTCGTCGAGGGAGTCGAATCCGGCGACGCCCCGCGCCATGAAGTCGTGGATCCTGGCCAACCCCTCGGGCCGTGCCTTCGGGGTGATGTCGACCAGGACGAGCGCACGAGCGAGCGTCGGATCCTCCGCCTGCGCCATCAGCGACGCCATGCCGCCGAGCGAGGCACCGACGAGAATCGGGCGTTCGGGGAGAGACGATGCGACCGCACGCACATCGCGCGCGTGGGCGGCGATGCGATAGTCGCCGTCGGGCGCCCACTGACTGTCGCCGTGGCCGCGGAGGTCGATCGCGTGGACGTTCCAACCGTGCTCGGCCAGACGCGCACCGGTGCGCTGCCAGGAGTGCCGGGTCTGTCCGCCCCCGTGCAGGAGAAGAACCGTCCCCTCGCGCGGGCCGTCGGGTCGCCACGTGCTGGCGGCCAGGGCGACGCCGTCGCCGCGGAAGGCGCGCGGATCGTGTTCGAGCGTCATTCAGACACCACCTTGAGTGGGCTCGCGCCCACGAGAGTCGCTGCGGATCAACCAGATCAGCCGTGCTGTCCGCCGACTGCCTTGATCCCATAAAACTAATAACATAAGATTAAAAGGTACTCAACCGATTTCCGGGAAGGCCCCGCATGACGACATCGAGAACCCTTCGTGTGAGCGCCAAGGAGGTGGTCGCCGATCAGGTCGCCTCGCTTGTTCTCGAAGACGCCGACGGGCGACCGCTCGAGGCGTGGACACCGGGGGCGCACATCGATGTCGAACTCGACAACGGGCTGGTCCGTCAGTACTCGCTGTGCGGCGATCCATCCGATGAACAGTGGCGCATCGCCGTGCTCCGCGAGCCGGACGGCCGGGGCGGATCGGCCTACGTGCACGACAGCCTGGACGTCGACGCGACCCTCAGCACGCACGGTCCGCGCAATCATTTCGAGTTCGTCGAGGCGCCGTCGTACCTGTTCGTGGCCGGCGGCATCGGCATCACTCCGCTGCTCCCGATGATGCGTGAAGCGACCGCCGCGGGGCGAGAGTGGCGACTGCTGTACGGCGGCCGCACGCGGACCAGCATGGCGTTCGCCGACGAGTTGACGCGGTCGCACCCCGACCGGGTGGAACTCGCACCCGCGGACGAGGTGGGACTCCTCGATCTCGAGTCCGCGCTCGCGGACACCGGTGACGGCGCCGTCGTCTACTGCTGCGGTCCGGAGCCCCTGCTGTCGGCGATCGAGGAGGTCAGCGACCGTCTCGGCGTCGCACTCCACGTGGAGCGCTTCTCGCCGAAGGAGACCACCGGCGACGAGGTCGACACCGCGTTCGAGGTCGAGCTCGCACAGTCGGGCACGACGGTGCAGGTGGCCGCCGACCAGTCGATCCTGGCCGCCGTCCTCGCCGCGGGCGTCGACGCCGACTTCTCCTGTCAGGAGGGGACCTGCGGCACCTGCGAGGTCGCCGTGCTCGACGGCGAGATCGACCACCGCGACTCGGTGCTCGACGAGGAGGAGGCGGCGGCGGGCGACGTGATGATGATCTGCGTGTCACGCTGCCGCTCGAAGCGACTGGTGATCGACCTGTGACGCCGCCGGCCGCGCGTCCGACGCTCCGGCTCAGTCCAGTCGCGGAAGCAGCGACGGCACGAGGAACGCGCGGAGCTTGGCGCGAAAGCGGTCGACCGACTCGTCGCTGCCGTCGGACTGGCTGATGAACGTCATCTCCAACTCGGCGATCCACTCGGTGAGCAACACGATGTCGACGTCCCGGCTCAGCTCGCCGAGCCGCTGCGCGTCCTGGAGCACCGGCGCCCACAGCTCACCGGTGAGCCGAACGGCTTCACCGGAGCGCCATAGGAGCTGCGTCGAGAGCTCCATCTCCTCCGGGGAGACGAGCAGGTGCATCATCGGATCTCGCCTGCCGCGAAGCACGTCGTGCACCATGCCCTCGACGACTCGGTCGGCCAGCGACGGCCAGTTCTCGATGTAGGCGCGCGCCTCGGCATGTCGGCTGCGAGCACGCCGCATCACCGACGCCATGATCAGACTGTCGCGGTCGGCGAAACAGCGGTACACCGTCGCCCGCGACACCTCGGCCGCGCGGGCGACGTCCTCCATCGTCGTCTTCGTGATGCCGAACCGCTCGAAGCACGTCTCCGCAGCGGTGAGGATCGCGTCGGACGCGTCCTCGCCGCTCACTCGACCGACTGCCCGGGCGGCAGGAATGCGGGCAGCACGAATGTGCGGAGCATCTCGCGATGCGACGGATCCTCGGGGCGATCGAAGTCGAGTCGGCCGACCAGGATGAACTGGAGCAGCGCGATCCACTCGGCCATCTTGCCGCGGTCGAGATCGCTGCGGATCTCGCCCCGCTCCATCGCCTGGTCCAGGACCGGCTCCCACATCTCGGCGGTCAGCCTCGCGGCGAGCCCGGAGCTGCCGACCAGCGGCTCGGCCATCTGCATGTGCTCGGGTGACACCAGGACGCGGACCAGCGGGTCCTGTCGGCCGTGGTCGACGAGGAAGATGAGCCCCTCGACGAGCTGGTCGGCGAACGTCGGCAGGCCGAGGAGGAACTTGCGGGCCTTGACGAAGAGCATCCGCGAGCGGCGTTCGATGAGCGCGGAGATCAGCGCGTCCCGACCGGCGAAGTAACGGTAGACGGTCGGG from Gordonia humi encodes:
- a CDS encoding mycofactocin-coupled SDR family oxidoreductase translates to MARLDGKVAFITGIARGQGRSHAIRLAEEGAAIIGIDICDQLPTVFYPMATQEDLAETERLVKEVGGRIVTRIGDVRKREDIESALQAGIEQFGHVDTIIANAGIMPVIGPGEQRQAWFDAVDVMLTGVWQVMDVVTPILQEQGRGGTITITSSAAGLRSIGLNTLPGQAGYTASKHGVVGLMRLYSKQLAKDFIRVNTIHPTGVNTPMVANAEYGEFLAANPEAATDDAYKNPMPVELVEAIDISNAIVFLASDEARYVTGVTMPVDAGYNNR
- a CDS encoding PDR/VanB family oxidoreductase, whose amino-acid sequence is MTTSRTLRVSAKEVVADQVASLVLEDADGRPLEAWTPGAHIDVELDNGLVRQYSLCGDPSDEQWRIAVLREPDGRGGSAYVHDSLDVDATLSTHGPRNHFEFVEAPSYLFVAGGIGITPLLPMMREATAAGREWRLLYGGRTRTSMAFADELTRSHPDRVELAPADEVGLLDLESALADTGDGAVVYCCGPEPLLSAIEEVSDRLGVALHVERFSPKETTGDEVDTAFEVELAQSGTTVQVAADQSILAAVLAAGVDADFSCQEGTCGTCEVAVLDGEIDHRDSVLDEEEAAAGDVMMICVSRCRSKRLVIDL
- a CDS encoding glucose 1-dehydrogenase: MTDLTGRVAVVTGAASGIGAGTAQEFVARGASVVVADVDERRGREVAADLGDRGVFLRTDVCEETDVAAAVGCAVETYGRLDCLVNNAGRVGAWTFLDDTSVQEWEDSFAVLCRSVFLGTKHGARAMRSQGEGGSIINVSSVAGVRTGFGPHPYSAAKAAVLQLTSTAAQELAEHRIRVNALVPGGVATRIVGRGAGLEDDALDRSVDAVRANLAAFAPIPRAGEPDDLACAAAFLASDDASFITGQCLAVDGGLSLGRRWPRNFRDEAEEAARRRRAPAAGDSPVVDREAE
- a CDS encoding SDR family oxidoreductase, producing the protein MSRRRVAIVTGGGRGIGAAVCERLASDGFAVAVNYARSADAAAGVVARIEENGGEARAFEADIADPAQAERLTVAVAESLGPPSVLINNAGMNSAAAARRQSPDEWDRIIGVNLSGAFYCSHFVLPHMYELGWGRIVFVSSPSGGRRPAPAVSAYSAAKAGLVGMTRSLAQEVARRGITVNAVMPGYVATDITASAGDAAVESLERSWPRIPAESVASTVAFLVGDDAADVSGEEIGVWRGGPVSI
- a CDS encoding TetR/AcrR family transcriptional regulator, giving the protein MARRKTGNVLSEDADEARDQIMQAAERVFAKYGASKTTMDDIGREAGVSRPTVYRYFAGRDALISALIERRSRMLFVKARKFLLGLPTFADQLVEGLIFLVDHGRQDPLVRVLVSPEHMQMAEPLVGSSGLAARLTAEMWEPVLDQAMERGEIRSDLDRGKMAEWIALLQFILVGRLDFDRPEDPSHREMLRTFVLPAFLPPGQSVE
- a CDS encoding TetR family transcriptional regulator; its protein translation is MSGEDASDAILTAAETCFERFGITKTTMEDVARAAEVSRATVYRCFADRDSLIMASVMRRARSRHAEARAYIENWPSLADRVVEGMVHDVLRGRRDPMMHLLVSPEEMELSTQLLWRSGEAVRLTGELWAPVLQDAQRLGELSRDVDIVLLTEWIAELEMTFISQSDGSDESVDRFRAKLRAFLVPSLLPRLD
- a CDS encoding alpha/beta fold hydrolase, translated to MTLEHDPRAFRGDGVALAASTWRPDGPREGTVLLLHGGGQTRHSWQRTGARLAEHGWNVHAIDLRGHGDSQWAPDGDYRIAAHARDVRAVASSLPERPILVGASLGGMASLMAQAEDPTLARALVLVDITPKARPEGLARIHDFMARGVAGFDSLDDALDAVVAYNPNRRRRPRIDGLRKNLRERDGRWYWHWDPRILAQRENSPEAAAERERAARAAARSVRVPTLLVRGAQSDVVSDDGVRDLLGSIPGARHVDVAGAGHMVSGDDNDVLSTGIVDFCDDVPRSA